From Chloroflexota bacterium:
CCACGGATTACGGAGAAAGCGGAGAACTACCGGAAGTGTCCCAGAGATGATAACATTCGAAGCAAACAAGAATGCTGCTTCTTCCCTAATTGCTCATTGCTCCCTGTGGATGTTATCATCCGCAGGAAATCGGTAAGGAGGTGGGGGTGAGAATGGGCACGTTTGCCAAAAAGGTTCCGAGAGTGAGCGATACGCTAAGGTTCATGTCCGTTCACATACTCCCGCAAAGGATGGACACTGAAGATATGGTTTCTTCTAACCAACGCCTCCGTGGCAGCTCTAGCCGTATCCAGAGAAGTAAAGCAGGGGATACGTTTCTCCACTGCGGCACGACGAATGAAGAAGCCATCCCTCAGGGGGGCACGTCCTCCGGTGATGGTGTTGACTACGCCGTTCACAGTTCCATCTTGAATAACATCCAGCACGTTGGGATGACCTTCGCCTAGCTTCTTGGTGATGAACTTGACTCTGATGCCTTCTTTTTCAATCATCGCCGCTGTGCCCTCGGTAGCATACAGCTTACAATCTGCTTGAGAGAGCCTTTCGATTATCGGAAGCGCCTCAGGCTTATCTCTATCAGCAATACTGAGGAGAATTGCCCCTTTTGCGGGAAGCATTAACCCTGCTGCCAGCAGCGCCTTGGCTAAAGCAGCCTCAAAGGTGTAGTCAACTCCCATTACTTCTCCAGTAGATTTCATCTCAGGGCCAAGATAAGTATCTACTCCAGCTAGTTTAGACATAGAGAAGACCGGGGCTTTTATGGCTACTAGCTTTTGCTTCTTACACAGTCCCGTCTCATATCCCTGCTCTCTGAGGGATATCCCGAGCATAATCTTAGTGGCGACGCGTACCATGGGCACCCCTGTAACCTTGGAGATGAAAGGAATAGTACGGCTGGCACGTGGATTGACCTCCAATACATACACTGAAGAGTAGCCTCGATTTCGCATGATGACAAACTGGACATTCATCAGACCTTTGATCTGAAGACCCAAGCCGATGCGGACGGTATGATCCACCAGAGCGTTGACTTCTGCCTCTGTCAAGTTCAAGCCGGGATATACTGCCATGGAATCTCCACTGTGCACTCCGGCCCTCTCAATATGCTCCATGATACCTGGAATAAGAACCCTCTCTCCGTCAGAGACGGCATCCACTTCCACCTCTTTGCCCTCCAGATACTTGTCGATGAGCACCGGGTGCTTACTGCCCAATTCCAGGGCTCCACTCATATAACGTGCTAGTTCCGTGGTATCATGCACAATCTCCATTGCACGGCCTCCAAGAACATAGCTGGGGCGCACCAGAACGGGGTAGCCGATGTGCTGGGCAATAGTCTGAGCTCCCTGGACAGAAGTAGCTGCACCACCAGGGGGTTGCGGAATACCTGAGCGATCCGCGAAATCTTCAAAGCGGTGACGATCCTCAGCTATGTCAATGGTCTCAGCGCTTGAGCCGATAATAGGCATACCACTGCGTGCCAGAGGCTCTGCAAGATTGATGGCTGTCTGCCCACCAAACTGCACCACAGAGGCAGGAGGAGAAGACTGGCTTTCATTTTCCAGGATATCTCGCAAGCTCTCCTCATCCAATGCCTCAAAATAGAGACGGTCACTGGTATCGAAATCAGTAGAGACCGTTTCTGGATTAGAATTCACCATGATGCTCTTGACTCCTACCTCACTGAGTGCCCAGGCAGAGTGCACACTGCAATAGTCGAATTCAATTCCTTGCCCAATGCGGATCGGTCCGCTGCCGATAACCACTGCCTTCTGCCCTTCAAGAGGCATAGCTTCGTTTTCCTTTTCATAGGCGCTGTAGAAGTAGGGGGTTGAGGCTTCAAACTCAGCGGCGCAGGTATCGACCATCTTGTAAACGGGGCGAATTTGCCACTGGTGGCGAAGTTGCCGCACCTGTTCTGGGAGCTTATCGGACAATGTTCCAATCTGTTCGTCAGAGAATCCCAGCTTCTTCGCTTCCAGGAGAAGCTCAGGAGTCAATACTTTGGCAAGAAGGCGCTTCTCTATTTCCACAATATTGCGAAACTTATGCATGAACCACGGGTCAATGCCCGTGCGCCGCGATAATTCTTCTGGACTTGCTCCTCTCCGTAGCGCGGCCATAATGGCCCATATTCTCAGGTCATGAGGATGGAGCGGATAGGAATCGAGCTCTCTCTTCTCGGACTCGTGCTCTTCTGATGACCTAGACCAGCTCCGTTCCTCCCACAGAAGCAGCTTGCCACCTATTTCCAGGGAGCGCACTGCCTTTTGTAGTGCTGCCTCAAAGCAACGGTCAATAGCCATCACTTCTCCGGTAGCCTTCATCTGAGTGCCGATGTTGCGATCCCCCGTGGCAAACTTGTCGAAAGGCCAGCGTGGAATCTTTACCACACAGTAGTCCAATGCTGGCTCGAAGGCAGCCAGGGTTTTCCCGGTTACCCGATTTGGAATTTCGTCCAATCGCTTGCCAACAGCGATTTTCGCTGCTACCCGGGCAATAGGATAACCGGTAGCTTTGCTAGCCAGGGCTGAACTGCGGCTGACCCTGGGATTAACTTCAATAACATAGTAGGCACTACCTGTCTCTCCTGAGCACCACTTCTCGGCTACTATGGGACTGGGCGCAAGGGCAAACTGGACGTTGCATCCCCCTTCGATGCCGAGGGCACGGATAATGTTGAGACTCGCTGACCTCAGCATCTGATGTTCTTTATCAGAGAGGGTTTGACTGGGAGCAACCACAATGCTGTCTCCAGTATGCACCCCCATTGGGTCAATATTCTCCATGTTGCATACGGTAATGCAGTTACCAGCCGCATCACGCATTACTTCGTATTCAAGCTCTTTCCAACCCAGAGGACATATCTCAATCAACACCTCACGGCTGAGGCTGGCAGATAGCCCGGCGGCCACAGTCTTCTGTAGCTCCTCCATGGTGTGGGCGATGCCTCCTCCACTTCCTCCCAGGGTGTAAGAGGGACGAACAATCAAAGGCAAGCCAACATCCTGAGCAAACTTGACCGCTTCTTCAACCGAGTTTACCGTGATGCTGGTTGGCACCGGCTCCCCAATGTCAATAAGCAATTGCTTGAACAGGGAGCGCTCCTCGGCTTTCTTGATTGTGTCCAGTGGAGTTCCCAAAAGTCGCACATCATATTTATCTAAGATGCCAGCATCGGCTAACTCTACAGCCAGGTTCAACCCTGTTTGCCCTCCTAGAGTTGGCAGAAGACCATCAGGGCGCTCGCGTTCGATGATGCGCCCGATTACTTCGACAGTGAGTGGCTCTATGTACACGATATCGGCAACGCCCTCATCGGTCATAATGGTAGCCGGGTTGGAGTTTACCAGTATCGAGGTTACGCCTTCCTCTCTCAGGGCTTTGCAAGCCTGGGTACCAGCGTAGTCAAATTCGGCTGCTTGGCCGATGATGATAGGACCAGAACCAACGACCAGGACCTTACTGGGTTTCGACATCTTTTCTTCCCTGACCTTCGACGCTGCCTGGGGTAGTTCGGCTGACGTCAGCCGATCTGCCCTGTGTTTTCGCTCCCCGAACCATCTCCAGGAAGCGGTCAAAGAGGTAGAGGTTGTCACGAGGTCCGGGGGATGCCTCGGAGTGATACTGGATTGAAATAACGGGAAAGTCACGGTGACGCAGGCCTTCTACTGTGTCATCGTTCAGGTTGGTGTGGCTTACCTCTAGTCCTCCCATGAGTGTATCAGCGTCGACAGCATAGCCGTGATTTTGAGCAGTGATATGCACCATGCCGGTCTCCAAATCGCGCACCGGGTGGTTGCCACCACGGTGCCCGAATTTCAGTTTGAAAGTCGTAGCGCCAAAGGCTCTACCGATAAGTTGCTCTCCCAGACATATACCCATGATAGGCTTTGTACCCACCAGCTTCTTTACGGTGTCCACAATGTGCCCCAGCAGTGCCGGATCGCCGGGACCAGGTGAGAGGAGTATGCCGTCGGGCTTGAGTTCCAGAATCTGCTCGGCAGAGTAAGTACAGGGCACTGCGGTTACCTTACAGCCCAGGCGGCGCAGGATACGGAGGATGTTGTATTTCAAACCACAGTCCAGGACGATAATACGAGGCGAAGAGTCAGTTTCAGTTCTTAGGGGCTCCCATTGATACGGAGCTTTAGTGCTTACCTCTTTCACGAAATCAATGCTGTCATAGCGAGGCACGCCCCTGAGCTGCTCAAGAGCTTCCTCAGGAGACTTGTCGGTGACAATTGCTCCCATCATCACTCCCTGCGAGCGCAGGCGCCTCGTGAGCGATCGCGTGTCCACACCATATATTCCAGGTATACCGTTGGTTTCCAGGAATTGGTGTAGGGTGCTTGCGCTCTGCCAGGGGCTAGGCTGTTGGCAATCCTCTCGCACTATAAGTGCCCTCACCTGAATCCGGTTGGATTCAAAGTCATGCTCGCTGATGCCATAATTGCCGATGAGGGGGTAGGTAAGAACCAGAATCTGTCCAGCATAGGAAGGATCGGTAAGCATCTCCTGATACCCAGTCATCGAGGTGTTGAATACCACCTCGCCATAGGTAGAAACAGTAGCGCCAAAGGAGTAACCTTCATAGACTGAACCGTCTTCCAGCACTAATGACACCGTCCGAGCCATTTTCACTTCTCTTTTCAGCGCGTCAGCTCAATTGATGCAGCAGGTCCTAATCTCCGAGACGTGGCACACAAAATCTTCCCTCTATTCCAGATTGCCCTACCTCCGGAAGCATCATGATTCTGGGGTATTCGTTTAGGATCTACACACCATTCCTGAACTTGTAGCCGACATTCCGCACTGTTTCAATAAAGGTGTGGGTGGAGTCCTCAATCTTGCTCCGAAGTCTTCTGATGTGAACGTCCACTGTCCTATCGCCGCCATAATAGTCGTAGCCCCAGACTCTATTGAGCAGAGATTCTCGAGTGAAGACCCTATCCTTATTGCTTGCCAGAAATTTGAGTAGTTCGTATTCCTTAAAGGTCAGCAGCACTAATCTACCATTCACGGATACCTCACATCTGGCCAGATCAATCGTCAGGTCACCGCACTTCAGCAACTCTTCACTGCCCACGTGGTTCGTCCGCAGCAGAAGTCGTTTTGCTCTCACTGCCACCTCGGCCGGATCCCACGGTTCAACGATGAAATCGTCCACACCCTTTGCAGACTCGAGTCTGTGGAAAGCTTCTCTCGAGGCCAGAGCAATAACAGGTAAAGGCCTTTCCTGCCTCACTCTTTGGGGCAGATTCGATATCCTCGAATTAGCTGACAAGCCATCCATAGCTATGAATATCAAGTCGGGGCGTTGCTCGTTGATCTGCTCCATTGCATCCTCAACATCCGGAATGATGGAACAGGTAAAACCCTTTTGGGCGAGCTCTGAACTTAGCCTCCCTACCAAATCGGTCTCATCAGCCACCATGATCGCGCTAAACAAGCTATTTGCCTCCCGCCTGCAATTCGCAGGTCACAAAAAACCCCTCAGGATCCGATTCCATCAGCCTGCTTATGGCATGACTGTCACTTCTATAGTCCACCCCAACAGCCACCACCGGATCAAGCCCGCTTTGAAAATTGGCTCAACCTCCCTGTGTGTATATGCTGAGCAGCATGTGTTGCTTCTCCGCAGAATCTAATAGGCGTAAAGTCTGCCATAAGGTCGCAACCAAAGCGGGAACAGTTTAACGTATTTGTGTTTCAGTATCTCTGCTGCGTCATAGCCGAAATGCGACGCAAATTCGCCAACGAATCGCTGGACAACCTGTTGATCCTCCTGGTCTAACTCAGCAACGCCTACCTCTTTACCTAGTTGGGAATTATCTACACTGCCCCTCACAAATATCGTTCCCCCGTGCATTCCGGTGCCGACGAACCTGGCCTTATGATGTTCGCCTTCTTTCAAATTGAGCCCGAGGAGAATCACAATCCCGCCTGCCATATATTCCCCGAAGAAATCCTGGGCAGTGCCTCCGATGACCAGCACTGGCTTCTTGTCTCCGTACTCCTTCATGTGGATGCCAGCCCTGTAGCCCACGTCATCGCGGACAAAGATCTTACCCCCACGGGCTGACAGCCCGGTGATATCCCCAGCGCGACCATGGACAATAATCTCGCCACTGTTCATCGTATTACCACAGCCATCCTGGGCATTGCCACGAACGATAATCCTGGGGCCGTCCATGAACGCGCCCAAATCATTGCCAGGAACGCCAAATATCTCAACTTCAATCGGCTTGTTCAAGTTCGTGCCGATATATCTCTGCCCATAAACATTGTGAAGCTCAATCCGCTGCGTCCCACTGGAAACCGCTTCCCTCAGTCTGGCATTGAGGTCACGAAAGGGAAGACCTGAGGCATCGATCTTTACCATCTTGTTTGTTTTCTCAACGTAAACCTTCTCTGACATCTCACCTACCTGCCATTCTTACTCCCAGGATTTCGAGTTCGGTATCAGTAAGTCCAACACCTCTCAAATGTAGACGATTCCCCCTCAGACTCTCCAGAGCATTGATGCCCATGCCACCCAATATATCCTTCAGCTCCAGGCTCCAGCCGCGAAGCAGGTTAGCTAATCTTCTAGCACCGATGTCAGGGTTGATCCTTTTGGTTAAGGCAGGATCCGTGGTGCTGATACCCCAGGCGCATTTCCCGGTGTGGCACTGCTGGCAGACGGTGCAGCCCAGAGCAACAAGGGCCGCGGTTCCAATATATACCGCATCCGCACCAAGGGCGATTGCCTTAGCCACATCGCCACTGTTTCTGATTCCTCCTGAAACCACAATCGAAGCTTGGCTTCGTATACCTTCCTGCCTCAAGCGGGCATCGACAGAGGCAAGAGCCATCTCAATCGGGATGCCGACATTGTCGCGGATAACCTTAGGTGCGGCACCCGTGGCACCCCGCAGACCATCCAGAACGATGATATCCGCCCCAGCCCGAATCATCCCACTGGCGATGGCTGCCGAGTTATGGACTGCTGCTATCTTGACTGAAATCGGTTTGGCATAATTCGTTGCCTCCTTCAATGCATAGATAAGCTGAGCCAGGTCCTCGATGGAGTAGATGTCGTGCTGTGGTGCTGGGGATAGGGCATCTGTCCCTTGAGGGATCATCCGAGTCATGGATACCGCAGCACTTACCTTCTCCCCAGGAAGATGACCTCCAATGCCCGGCTTGGCTCCTTGACCTATTTTTATTTCGACTACTCTAGCAGCATCAAGATATTCAGGGTGAACACCAAATCGCCCTGATGCTACCTGAACGATGGTGTTATTCCCATATTTATGTAACTTAGGATGAAGTCCCCCCTCTCCGGTATTCCACAGTGTACCGGTCTCAGCAGCCGCCCGAGCCAGAGATTCATGCACATTGATGCTGACTGCGCCATAGGACATGGCAGCAAACATGACTGGCAACTCGATCTTGACCTGAGGAGCGAGTTCTGTTCTCGAACTGCTGGTGTTAGGGTCAATTTCCACCTTGCCTGGCTTCCGACCGAGGTAGGTGATAAGCTCCATTGGCTCACGCAGCGGATCAATCGAGGGGTTAGTCACCTGGCTGGCATTAAGAACCAAGTGGTCCCAGTAGATACGATGCCCTTTGTCGCTGCCCATGCCAGTCAGAAGCATCCCTCCGGTCTCTGCCTGT
This genomic window contains:
- the carB gene encoding carbamoyl-phosphate synthase large subunit, translated to MSKPSKVLVVGSGPIIIGQAAEFDYAGTQACKALREEGVTSILVNSNPATIMTDEGVADIVYIEPLTVEVIGRIIERERPDGLLPTLGGQTGLNLAVELADAGILDKYDVRLLGTPLDTIKKAEERSLFKQLLIDIGEPVPTSITVNSVEEAVKFAQDVGLPLIVRPSYTLGGSGGGIAHTMEELQKTVAAGLSASLSREVLIEICPLGWKELEYEVMRDAAGNCITVCNMENIDPMGVHTGDSIVVAPSQTLSDKEHQMLRSASLNIIRALGIEGGCNVQFALAPSPIVAEKWCSGETGSAYYVIEVNPRVSRSSALASKATGYPIARVAAKIAVGKRLDEIPNRVTGKTLAAFEPALDYCVVKIPRWPFDKFATGDRNIGTQMKATGEVMAIDRCFEAALQKAVRSLEIGGKLLLWEERSWSRSSEEHESEKRELDSYPLHPHDLRIWAIMAALRRGASPEELSRRTGIDPWFMHKFRNIVEIEKRLLAKVLTPELLLEAKKLGFSDEQIGTLSDKLPEQVRQLRHQWQIRPVYKMVDTCAAEFEASTPYFYSAYEKENEAMPLEGQKAVVIGSGPIRIGQGIEFDYCSVHSAWALSEVGVKSIMVNSNPETVSTDFDTSDRLYFEALDEESLRDILENESQSSPPASVVQFGGQTAINLAEPLARSGMPIIGSSAETIDIAEDRHRFEDFADRSGIPQPPGGAATSVQGAQTIAQHIGYPVLVRPSYVLGGRAMEIVHDTTELARYMSGALELGSKHPVLIDKYLEGKEVEVDAVSDGERVLIPGIMEHIERAGVHSGDSMAVYPGLNLTEAEVNALVDHTVRIGLGLQIKGLMNVQFVIMRNRGYSSVYVLEVNPRASRTIPFISKVTGVPMVRVATKIMLGISLREQGYETGLCKKQKLVAIKAPVFSMSKLAGVDTYLGPEMKSTGEVMGVDYTFEAALAKALLAAGLMLPAKGAILLSIADRDKPEALPIIERLSQADCKLYATEGTAAMIEKEGIRVKFITKKLGEGHPNVLDVIQDGTVNGVVNTITGGRAPLRDGFFIRRAAVEKRIPCFTSLDTARAATEALVRRNHIFSVHPLREYVNGHEP
- the carA gene encoding glutamine-hydrolyzing carbamoyl-phosphate synthase small subunit; its protein translation is MARTVSLVLEDGSVYEGYSFGATVSTYGEVVFNTSMTGYQEMLTDPSYAGQILVLTYPLIGNYGISEHDFESNRIQVRALIVREDCQQPSPWQSASTLHQFLETNGIPGIYGVDTRSLTRRLRSQGVMMGAIVTDKSPEEALEQLRGVPRYDSIDFVKEVSTKAPYQWEPLRTETDSSPRIIVLDCGLKYNILRILRRLGCKVTAVPCTYSAEQILELKPDGILLSPGPGDPALLGHIVDTVKKLVGTKPIMGICLGEQLIGRAFGATTFKLKFGHRGGNHPVRDLETGMVHITAQNHGYAVDADTLMGGLEVSHTNLNDDTVEGLRHRDFPVISIQYHSEASPGPRDNLYLFDRFLEMVRGAKTQGRSADVSRTTPGSVEGQGRKDVETQ
- a CDS encoding response regulator transcription factor, whose protein sequence is MFSAIMVADETDLVGRLSSELAQKGFTCSIIPDVEDAMEQINEQRPDLIFIAMDGLSANSRISNLPQRVRQERPLPVIALASREAFHRLESAKGVDDFIVEPWDPAEVAVRAKRLLLRTNHVGSEELLKCGDLTIDLARCEVSVNGRLVLLTFKEYELLKFLASNKDRVFTRESLLNRVWGYDYYGGDRTVDVHIRRLRSKIEDSTHTFIETVRNVGYKFRNGV
- a CDS encoding FMN-binding glutamate synthase family protein, whose protein sequence is MEGEAYPSIYTLLLTLPAEDDEVRSHEENCVGCHRCVLFCPTHALNIRRTPLDYRENYNWRPEVIEDIIKQAETGGMLLTGMGSDKGHRIYWDHLVLNASQVTNPSIDPLREPMELITYLGRKPGKVEIDPNTSSSRTELAPQVKIELPVMFAAMSYGAVSINVHESLARAAAETGTLWNTGEGGLHPKLHKYGNNTIVQVASGRFGVHPEYLDAARVVEIKIGQGAKPGIGGHLPGEKVSAAVSMTRMIPQGTDALSPAPQHDIYSIEDLAQLIYALKEATNYAKPISVKIAAVHNSAAIASGMIRAGADIIVLDGLRGATGAAPKVIRDNVGIPIEMALASVDARLRQEGIRSQASIVVSGGIRNSGDVAKAIALGADAVYIGTAALVALGCTVCQQCHTGKCAWGISTTDPALTKRINPDIGARRLANLLRGWSLELKDILGGMGINALESLRGNRLHLRGVGLTDTELEILGVRMAGR